A part of Saliniradius amylolyticus genomic DNA contains:
- a CDS encoding alpha/beta fold hydrolase — MSLFPGVYENGRPDGPVVVLLHSSLSSARQWQALISELQGHWRILNLDLLGYGQAPAPHDKERPFSLAQEVQRIEGILADYEVESFTLVGHSFGGAVALKLAYELGDRVESMALFEPVAFHLLNPDSEGLTEVLSISGQMTQADNFQAAQQFVDYWNGKGYFAALPERLQAGMAAQVPKVRQDFEGLIGEGYTLTDYRALTLPCLLMAGEQSRRSSRAVAKALSHTLPDCRFTFTPGGHMAPISHSEAVNKHILCFLDSISSHPARY, encoded by the coding sequence ATGTCTCTATTTCCCGGAGTGTATGAAAACGGCAGGCCCGACGGACCTGTGGTGGTCTTGCTACACAGCTCTTTGAGCAGCGCTCGCCAGTGGCAGGCTTTGATCAGCGAGTTGCAGGGCCACTGGCGCATATTGAATTTGGATCTGCTCGGTTATGGTCAGGCGCCAGCGCCCCACGATAAAGAGCGTCCATTTTCCCTCGCTCAGGAAGTACAGCGCATCGAAGGTATACTGGCTGATTATGAGGTTGAGTCTTTCACTCTGGTGGGCCATTCTTTTGGCGGTGCGGTGGCTCTGAAGCTGGCCTACGAGCTAGGAGACAGAGTAGAGTCTATGGCATTATTTGAGCCGGTGGCCTTTCACCTGTTAAATCCTGACAGTGAAGGCCTTACGGAAGTGCTGAGCATCTCAGGCCAGATGACACAGGCCGATAACTTTCAGGCGGCACAACAGTTTGTGGATTACTGGAACGGTAAAGGCTATTTTGCCGCTTTGCCGGAGAGGTTGCAGGCTGGAATGGCTGCTCAGGTACCCAAGGTCCGACAGGATTTCGAAGGACTTATCGGTGAAGGGTACACGTTGACCGATTATCGGGCGTTGACCTTGCCCTGTTTGCTTATGGCTGGTGAGCAAAGTCGCCGATCCAGCCGTGCCGTGGCGAAGGCACTGTCGCACACTCTGCCTGACTGTCGATTTACGTTCACTCCTGGTGGTCATATGGCGCCGATCAGCCATAGCGAGGCTGTTAACAAACACATACTCTGTTTCCTGGATAGC
- the adk gene encoding adenylate kinase: protein MRIILLGAPGAGKGTQAQFLMGKFGIPQISTGDMLRAAIKAGTELGLQAKQVMDEGKLVSDELIIGLVKERIAQDDCANGFLLDGFPRTIPQADAMKEHNIAIDHVIEFDVDDEVIVERMSGRRVHPASGRVYHVKYNPPQQEGKDDQTGEELVIRDDDREDTVRKRLNVYHEQTEPLVSYYQKEAEAGNCQFHKVDGTKPVEQVSQELAELLD from the coding sequence ATGCGCATCATTCTTCTTGGCGCGCCAGGTGCCGGTAAAGGCACTCAAGCCCAGTTTTTGATGGGTAAGTTCGGCATTCCACAGATCTCGACCGGCGATATGCTACGGGCAGCCATCAAGGCAGGTACCGAACTCGGCTTACAAGCCAAGCAAGTTATGGACGAGGGCAAGCTAGTATCCGATGAGTTGATCATCGGCCTCGTGAAAGAGCGCATCGCTCAGGACGACTGCGCCAACGGTTTCCTGTTGGACGGCTTCCCGCGCACTATCCCGCAAGCCGATGCCATGAAAGAGCACAATATCGCCATCGATCATGTGATTGAGTTCGATGTGGATGATGAGGTGATCGTGGAGCGCATGAGCGGACGTCGCGTGCATCCCGCTTCGGGCCGTGTTTATCACGTGAAGTACAACCCGCCGCAGCAGGAAGGCAAAGACGACCAAACCGGCGAGGAACTGGTGATCCGCGATGATGACCGCGAAGACACCGTGCGTAAGCGTTTAAACGTCTACCATGAGCAAACCGAGCCTTTGGTCAGTTACTACCAGAAAGAAGCTGAAGCAGGAAATTGTCAGTTCCACAAAGTGGATGGCACCAAGCCGGTTGAACAGGTCAGTCAGGAACTGGCCGAGCTTCTGGACTAA